A region from the Chthonomonadales bacterium genome encodes:
- a CDS encoding cation:proton antiporter, translated as MAVDAFVENLTIALAAALAGGLIARLARMPVITGYLLAGMVVGPHTPGVLASTAAVEPVARLGIALLMFAVGVHYSLSELRAMWRTAVLGGAIQIGGTIALGLVLGLMFEWGAYGGLFLGCALALSSTAVAMRMLEERGEQGTSHGKVMLGILVVQDLSLVLMVVLLPALASLSSAPQGADGLARAAAHIGVAILRAGLFVAATLVLAERGVPALLHRVALTGSRELFLLTGVCICLGAAVAAEALGLGVEVGAFAAGLVVSETDYAHEMSTQVRPLRDVTASLFFVSIGMLLQPVLLVQEWARVLAVVAAIIVGKSILGFLAAYLLGWHGRVAILTGFGLAQIGEFSFVLTTLGQSRGLVPQVVTDVTLAGALITLLLSPLLYRSALPLYRRMSRSPVLSAWLNRHGRSEQSEPDTGAPTPDVLVFGCGRIGGQVSMALSDHRVPHVAVDYDVAALATPRRHGDLVRTIYGDASSPNVLASAGIAGARVAVVALPDADVSAIVVRAIRRERAGARIVVRAHRDIDIPHLRDAGADTVIHAELEAATGMIREVLGDLGIGGGEAEAYLDEVRRSTGGARTM; from the coding sequence ATGGCAGTCGACGCCTTCGTTGAGAACCTGACGATCGCCCTCGCGGCGGCGCTCGCCGGCGGGCTCATTGCCCGTCTGGCGCGCATGCCGGTCATCACCGGCTACCTCCTGGCGGGCATGGTGGTCGGCCCTCACACGCCCGGCGTCCTCGCCAGCACCGCCGCCGTCGAGCCGGTCGCCAGGCTCGGCATCGCCCTGCTCATGTTCGCGGTCGGCGTCCACTACTCGCTGTCGGAGCTGCGCGCCATGTGGCGGACGGCCGTTCTTGGGGGCGCCATCCAGATCGGCGGGACCATCGCTCTCGGCCTGGTGCTCGGGCTGATGTTCGAATGGGGCGCGTACGGCGGCCTTTTCCTTGGCTGCGCGCTGGCGCTGTCTTCGACGGCGGTGGCGATGCGGATGCTCGAGGAGCGCGGAGAGCAGGGCACTAGCCACGGCAAGGTCATGCTCGGGATCCTGGTCGTCCAGGACCTCTCGCTCGTGCTGATGGTGGTTCTGCTCCCCGCGCTGGCCTCGCTATCGTCAGCGCCGCAGGGCGCCGACGGCCTCGCGCGCGCGGCCGCGCATATCGGCGTGGCGATCCTGCGCGCGGGGCTGTTCGTCGCGGCCACGCTCGTTCTGGCCGAGCGCGGGGTGCCCGCGCTCCTGCACCGCGTCGCCTTGACGGGATCGCGCGAGCTCTTTCTCCTGACGGGAGTGTGCATCTGCCTGGGCGCGGCGGTGGCGGCCGAGGCACTGGGCCTGGGGGTGGAGGTCGGGGCGTTCGCAGCGGGCCTGGTCGTGAGCGAGACCGACTACGCGCACGAGATGTCGACGCAGGTGCGTCCGCTTCGCGATGTGACGGCCTCGCTGTTCTTTGTCTCGATCGGGATGCTGCTTCAGCCTGTGCTTCTCGTGCAGGAGTGGGCACGAGTGCTGGCGGTCGTCGCGGCGATCATCGTCGGCAAGTCGATCCTCGGGTTCCTGGCCGCGTACCTGCTCGGATGGCACGGGCGCGTCGCGATCCTGACAGGGTTCGGCCTGGCGCAGATTGGCGAGTTCTCCTTCGTCCTGACCACGCTCGGCCAGAGCCGCGGCCTTGTGCCGCAGGTCGTGACGGATGTGACTCTGGCCGGCGCGCTGATCACCCTGCTGCTCTCACCCCTGCTCTACCGCTCGGCACTCCCACTGTACCGCCGGATGAGCCGGAGCCCCGTGCTCTCGGCATGGCTCAACCGGCATGGACGGTCTGAGCAGAGCGAGCCGGACACGGGCGCCCCGACGCCCGACGTACTCGTCTTCGGCTGCGGGCGCATCGGCGGACAGGTATCGATGGCGCTGAGCGACCATCGCGTGCCGCATGTGGCGGTCGACTACGATGTGGCGGCACTGGCCACGCCCCGCCGCCACGGGGATCTGGTCCGGACCATCTATGGCGACGCCTCCTCGCCCAACGTTCTTGCGTCGGCGGGCATCGCGGGGGCGCGTGTCGCGGTCGTCGCCCTGCCGGACGCCGACGTCAGCGCCATCGTGGTCCGGGCCATCCGCCGCGAGCGGGCCGGGGCACGCATCGTGGTGCGCGCGCACCGCGACATCGACATCCCGCATCTCCGGGACGCCGGCGCGGACACCGTGATCCACGCCGAACTCGAGGCGGCCACCGGCATGATCCGCGAGGTGCTCGGTGACCTCGGGATCGGAGGCGGCGAGGCAGAGGCCTACCTCGATGAGGTGCGCCGGAGCACCGGCGGCGCCCGGACGATGTGA
- the smc gene encoding chromosome segregation protein SMC, with protein MKLKSLCLLGFKTFADRTEVGFADGMTAVVGPNGCGKSNIADALLWVTGEQNPRLLRGADSRDVIFAGTDRRKPVGMAEVRLTLDNSDQSLPLRFAEVAISRRLFRSGESQYLLNNAPCRLKDVLELLMDTGVGRDAYSFVGQSEVDAVLSARAEDRRELFEEAAGIKKYRVKKREAMRKLEQADANLTRIRDILLELGREREPLAEQAEVALRYRTLAERLRCIEIDLLVAEVQKADYELYAARRERNMGAETVARLDADAGRLEAEAGAVAAALAEAEAGLDAARQAHLDAGATVERLQGRLALAAERHRSAESGAAALEAELAELATRASGARRENEQLSAALRRAEADEAARRSELGAARHTLSEVEAAAAELARISADRQGAIRRAAEERAARDAAATAAASRLSEVEERLGRAEADRRALADQADDARERAATARQALEERAREQAALGARRAGLEEARATARAALAAARGALDAARGRLAEREARRAALTELQASGEGFYQGVRAVLRAHREGALRGSYAPVVDLLGVPERLRVAIEVALGGSAQDIVCEGEEEAKAAIEWLKSRRAGRATFLPLTLLRPQPRIAAHELPRADGLLGVAAALVSAGPEHARVLNLLLGRVLIAEDMDAAVRVSRQARGWSRVVTLEGELLTPGGALTGGSLQGKGAHLVGRKGEIDDLARAMPALREEVAATANAVRVAAEQVARLDAELAEVARASADSRTAAAGAERDLHAAEREAERLRAAAVGAADEAGRLNTTVGALRRDLASYREALDAARDHDAGLDDAVAAAHEQAATLDARRDEARRLVGALEVAVGRLVEKRAGLKRSLAAGEQNARQVVASRAARQRQREEIALVLGRAEAAEGELAGEIGAAREALANHEERLGASRARRQALYEEARARSAALREILRRRAEILEEVHGADVRIARLEVRLAQSAERLSAEYGIERAEALAMPEPAEAERGTVNEVARLRREVRLMGAVNTGAVEEYERLTERFEFLSNQQADMEQARESLMAAICEVDQQTRGVFMETFGEVSREFGRLFARLFGGGATQLVLTNPADLLETGIDIVAQPPGKKPQHLSLLSGGERALTAIALLFSFLAVRPSPFVLLDEVDAPLDGVNVEKFVDLLGEFSARTQFVIITHNMTTMEAASHLYGVTMQEPGVSRVLAVRIPPDAAVTVPDDPIPMRRNGDH; from the coding sequence GTGAAGCTCAAGAGCCTCTGCCTCCTCGGGTTCAAGACGTTCGCCGACCGGACAGAGGTCGGGTTCGCGGACGGCATGACCGCCGTCGTCGGCCCGAACGGCTGCGGCAAGAGCAACATCGCCGACGCGCTCCTCTGGGTGACCGGCGAGCAGAACCCGCGCCTGCTGCGCGGCGCCGACAGCCGCGACGTGATCTTCGCGGGCACCGATCGCCGCAAGCCCGTCGGCATGGCCGAGGTTCGCCTCACGCTCGACAACTCCGACCAGTCGCTGCCCCTGAGGTTCGCCGAGGTCGCCATCAGCCGCCGCCTGTTCCGCTCCGGCGAAAGCCAGTACCTTCTCAACAACGCACCATGCCGCCTCAAGGACGTGCTGGAGCTCCTGATGGACACCGGCGTCGGCCGGGACGCCTACTCGTTCGTCGGCCAGAGCGAGGTGGACGCCGTCCTGTCGGCGCGGGCCGAGGACCGGCGCGAGCTGTTCGAGGAGGCGGCCGGGATCAAGAAGTACCGCGTGAAGAAGCGCGAGGCGATGCGCAAGCTGGAGCAGGCCGACGCCAACCTCACGCGCATCCGCGACATCCTGCTGGAGCTTGGGCGCGAGCGCGAGCCGCTTGCCGAGCAGGCCGAGGTGGCGCTGCGCTACCGCACCCTCGCCGAGCGGCTCCGCTGCATCGAGATCGACCTGCTCGTGGCCGAGGTGCAGAAGGCCGACTACGAGCTCTACGCCGCGCGGCGCGAGCGCAATATGGGCGCGGAGACCGTCGCGCGGCTGGACGCCGACGCCGGACGGCTGGAGGCGGAGGCTGGCGCCGTGGCCGCCGCGCTGGCGGAGGCGGAGGCTGGCCTGGACGCGGCGCGCCAGGCGCACCTGGACGCCGGGGCCACCGTGGAGCGCCTGCAGGGCCGCCTCGCCCTCGCCGCCGAGCGCCATCGCTCCGCCGAATCCGGCGCGGCCGCGCTCGAAGCCGAGCTTGCCGAGCTGGCGACGCGGGCCTCGGGTGCGCGTCGGGAGAACGAGCAGTTGTCTGCGGCGCTGCGACGCGCTGAGGCGGACGAGGCGGCCCGCCGCTCGGAGCTCGGCGCGGCCCGGCACACACTCTCCGAGGTCGAGGCGGCTGCGGCTGAGCTGGCGCGGATCAGCGCCGACCGGCAGGGCGCCATCCGCCGGGCAGCCGAGGAGCGCGCTGCCCGCGATGCCGCGGCCACGGCGGCGGCATCGCGCCTGTCGGAGGTGGAGGAGCGCCTCGGGCGCGCGGAGGCCGATCGGCGGGCGCTGGCGGACCAGGCCGACGACGCCCGCGAGCGCGCGGCCACCGCGCGGCAGGCGCTGGAGGAGCGCGCCAGAGAGCAGGCCGCGCTGGGCGCGCGGCGAGCCGGGCTGGAGGAGGCGCGGGCCACCGCCCGGGCCGCGCTGGCGGCGGCGCGCGGAGCGCTGGACGCCGCGCGCGGGCGCCTGGCGGAGCGCGAGGCCCGGCGGGCGGCGCTCACGGAGCTTCAGGCCTCCGGCGAAGGGTTTTATCAGGGCGTGCGCGCCGTCCTGCGCGCGCACCGCGAGGGCGCCCTGCGCGGCAGCTACGCGCCGGTGGTCGACCTGCTCGGCGTGCCGGAGCGCCTGCGCGTGGCCATCGAGGTCGCGCTGGGAGGCAGCGCCCAGGACATCGTCTGCGAAGGCGAGGAGGAGGCGAAGGCAGCCATCGAGTGGCTGAAGTCGCGGCGCGCCGGGCGCGCCACGTTCCTGCCGCTGACGCTTCTTCGTCCCCAGCCCCGCATCGCCGCCCACGAGCTTCCGCGCGCCGACGGCTTGCTGGGCGTGGCGGCGGCGCTCGTGTCGGCCGGGCCGGAGCACGCGCGTGTGCTCAACCTGCTGCTGGGCCGTGTGCTCATCGCGGAGGACATGGATGCCGCAGTGCGCGTCTCGCGCCAGGCGCGCGGCTGGAGCCGCGTCGTCACCCTGGAGGGGGAGCTCCTCACTCCGGGAGGAGCGCTCACCGGCGGCTCGCTTCAGGGCAAGGGGGCGCACCTCGTCGGGCGTAAGGGGGAGATCGACGACCTGGCCCGAGCCATGCCGGCTCTGCGCGAGGAGGTCGCTGCCACCGCGAACGCCGTGCGTGTCGCGGCCGAGCAGGTGGCGCGCCTGGACGCGGAGTTGGCGGAGGTCGCCCGAGCGTCGGCGGACTCGCGCACTGCCGCGGCGGGGGCCGAGCGCGACCTGCACGCCGCCGAGCGCGAGGCGGAGCGGCTGCGCGCCGCGGCGGTCGGGGCCGCCGACGAGGCTGGCCGGCTGAACACGACCGTCGGCGCCCTCCGTCGCGATCTGGCGTCATATCGCGAGGCGCTCGACGCAGCGCGCGACCACGATGCCGGACTCGACGACGCAGTTGCGGCGGCGCACGAGCAGGCCGCGACGCTCGACGCCCGCCGCGACGAAGCCCGTCGACTGGTGGGGGCGCTCGAGGTGGCCGTGGGGCGGCTCGTGGAGAAGCGCGCCGGCCTGAAGCGGAGCCTGGCGGCCGGGGAGCAGAACGCGCGGCAGGTCGTCGCGTCGCGCGCCGCCCGCCAGCGCCAGCGCGAGGAGATCGCCCTCGTCCTGGGCCGCGCGGAGGCCGCCGAGGGCGAACTGGCGGGCGAGATCGGCGCGGCTCGAGAGGCGCTCGCGAACCATGAGGAGCGGCTGGGCGCCTCCCGGGCGCGGCGGCAGGCGCTGTACGAGGAGGCGCGCGCGCGCTCCGCAGCGCTGCGCGAGATCCTGCGCCGTCGCGCGGAGATCCTCGAGGAGGTGCACGGCGCGGACGTGCGCATCGCCCGGCTCGAGGTGCGCCTTGCCCAGAGCGCCGAACGGCTCTCGGCGGAGTACGGAATCGAGCGCGCCGAGGCGCTCGCGATGCCCGAGCCGGCGGAGGCCGAGCGCGGCACGGTGAACGAGGTCGCCCGCCTGCGCCGCGAGGTGCGGCTGATGGGAGCCGTCAACACCGGCGCGGTCGAGGAGTACGAGCGACTGACGGAGCGCTTCGAGTTCCTATCGAACCAGCAGGCCGACATGGAGCAGGCGCGCGAATCGCTGATGGCGGCGATCTGCGAGGTCGATCAGCAGACTCGCGGCGTGTTCATGGAGACGTTCGGAGAGGTGTCGCGCGAGTTCGGCCGGCTCTTCGCGCGGCTCTTCGGGGGCGGCGCCACCCAACTCGTGCTGACGAACCCGGCCGACCTGCTGGAAACCGGCATCGACATCGTGGCGCAGCCGCCGGGAAAGAAGCCGCAGCATCTGAGCCTGCTCTCCGGCGGGGAGCGAGCGCTGACCGCCATCGCGCTGCTCTTCAGCTTCCTGGCCGTGCGCCCGAGCCCTTTCGTGCTGCTCGACGAGGTGGACGCGCCGCTTGACGGCGTCAACGTCGAGAAGTTCGTGGACCTGCTTGGCGAGTTCAGCGCCCGAACACAATTCGTCATCATCACCCACAACATGACGACGATGGAGGCCGCCTCGCACCTCTACGGCGTCACCATGCAGGAGCCCGGCGTCTCGCGCGTGCTCGCGGTGCGGATTCCCCCGGACGCCGCCGTTACCGTGCCGGACGATCCGATCCCGATGCGCCGCAACGGCGATCACTGA
- a CDS encoding DUF3748 domain-containing protein, with the protein MLTAICAALAIASAAAGGTEVRVMLSETQLTHGELQKDLDNNLSFSPDGRWLVFDCRGAGGINANDALGKTRVDTGETGIFYRQSPPVLGVGAASFLGDREVVAIHALTSGLIYDFTVRGGMIIDADGSGRARWLDSRDVTPPFTPGALRGGTHKHEPDASGKWVGFTYNDEIMRTRHGSDLRNVGVSRRGARVHVDHDAGGRNFEGESFSVLLTACVHHPRPGSDEYQRAEGDCWVGREGYPTPAGSRQRARAFRGTVAVDEDGRTATYGEVFVVDVPEDVTVPGPLGPLEGTESDYPKPPRGAVVRRLTHTAASPDRELRGVSGHLRASGDGHWIACVARVRGADGAESQVFVVSAATGELCQLSRLPGGVVGDPRFSPDSRFVAIAGADGAVYTVSAEAATWGEATQRTPASAAAPSNLVISPDSNSVAYNRTVDDVQQIFMCRAR; encoded by the coding sequence GTGCTCACCGCCATATGCGCCGCGCTCGCCATCGCGTCGGCGGCGGCGGGAGGTACGGAGGTTCGCGTCATGCTCTCCGAGACCCAGCTCACCCACGGTGAGCTGCAGAAGGATCTGGACAACAACCTTAGCTTCTCTCCGGACGGGCGCTGGCTGGTCTTTGACTGCCGCGGCGCCGGAGGCATCAACGCCAACGACGCACTTGGCAAGACGCGAGTCGACACGGGCGAGACCGGGATCTTCTACCGCCAGAGCCCGCCCGTCCTCGGTGTCGGCGCCGCAAGCTTCCTCGGTGACCGGGAGGTCGTCGCGATCCACGCCCTCACATCGGGCCTAATCTACGACTTCACGGTGCGCGGCGGAATGATTATCGACGCGGACGGAAGCGGCCGCGCACGCTGGCTCGACAGCCGCGACGTCACGCCACCCTTCACGCCCGGCGCGCTGCGCGGCGGCACCCACAAGCACGAGCCCGACGCCTCGGGAAAGTGGGTCGGGTTCACGTACAACGACGAGATCATGCGGACACGGCATGGATCCGACCTGCGCAACGTGGGCGTGAGCCGCCGCGGCGCCCGCGTGCACGTCGACCACGACGCCGGTGGGCGCAACTTCGAGGGGGAGAGCTTCAGCGTGTTACTGACCGCTTGCGTCCACCATCCCCGGCCGGGGAGCGACGAGTACCAGCGCGCGGAGGGCGACTGCTGGGTAGGCCGGGAGGGCTACCCCACGCCCGCCGGCAGCCGCCAGCGGGCGCGCGCCTTCCGCGGTACCGTGGCAGTCGACGAGGACGGCCGCACGGCAACCTACGGCGAGGTGTTCGTGGTCGACGTGCCGGAGGACGTCACCGTGCCTGGCCCGCTCGGCCCGCTGGAGGGCACCGAGAGCGACTACCCGAAGCCGCCGAGGGGCGCGGTGGTGCGGCGCCTGACGCACACTGCGGCCTCGCCTGACCGGGAGTTGCGCGGCGTCTCGGGCCACCTGCGCGCCTCGGGCGACGGCCACTGGATCGCCTGCGTCGCGCGCGTGCGCGGCGCCGATGGCGCTGAGTCGCAGGTGTTCGTCGTCTCAGCGGCCACCGGCGAGCTGTGCCAGCTCTCGCGGCTGCCCGGCGGCGTCGTTGGCGATCCCCGCTTCAGCCCGGATTCGCGCTTCGTGGCGATCGCCGGCGCCGACGGAGCCGTCTACACGGTGAGCGCCGAAGCGGCGACCTGGGGTGAGGCAACCCAGCGCACGCCCGCGAGCGCGGCGGCGCCGTCCAATCTGGTCATCTCGCCCGATAGCAATAGCGTGGCCTACAACCGCACGGTGGACGACGTACAGCAGATCTTCATGTGTCGGGCGCGCTGA
- a CDS encoding PmoA family protein yields the protein MSQRVLVRAGAHARRHCPLRIPWGGAAPAGLALGGRVLPAQPDGDAIAVIVPFAAASDTLEMSPAPVPAGGGVRVEDRGDRVEVWLDGEELTVYRYADVPARPYFWPLRAPGGVPLTRAWPMAEEVPDETRDHHHHRSLYFAFGAVNGVDNWSEEPGHGRTVHRSVDEAVGGPVFGRLATTADWTDAVGARVLEQKAIVTFWRGSPELRLIDIDLTLTATDGDALFGDTKEGGIVTVRVASAMDVPRGGRIENSFGGVDEAETWGRAAHWCDYSGVVDGRRVGVAVMDHPLSFRYPTYWHVRNYGLMGANPFALGDYTRGQKDGAHLLPRGESLRFVYRLALHAGDAQEAGIREHYLSFVSPPVAEATE from the coding sequence ATGAGCCAGCGAGTCCTCGTACGGGCCGGCGCCCACGCCCGCCGCCACTGCCCCCTGCGCATCCCCTGGGGCGGCGCCGCTCCCGCCGGCCTCGCGCTCGGCGGCAGAGTGCTGCCCGCCCAGCCCGATGGCGATGCCATCGCCGTGATCGTTCCGTTCGCCGCGGCCAGCGACACGCTCGAGATGTCGCCAGCGCCGGTCCCCGCCGGCGGCGGTGTGCGCGTGGAGGACCGCGGCGACCGCGTGGAGGTCTGGCTCGACGGCGAGGAGCTTACCGTCTATCGGTACGCCGACGTGCCCGCCCGCCCGTACTTCTGGCCGCTCCGAGCGCCGGGCGGCGTGCCGCTCACCCGCGCCTGGCCCATGGCCGAGGAGGTGCCGGACGAAACCCGCGACCACCATCACCACCGCTCGCTCTATTTCGCGTTCGGCGCCGTCAACGGGGTGGACAACTGGAGCGAGGAGCCCGGCCACGGCCGCACCGTGCATCGATCGGTCGATGAGGCCGTGGGCGGGCCCGTCTTCGGCCGACTGGCGACGACCGCGGACTGGACCGATGCCGTGGGTGCGCGCGTGCTCGAGCAGAAGGCCATCGTGACCTTCTGGCGCGGATCGCCCGAGTTGCGCCTGATCGACATCGATCTGACTCTGACGGCCACGGACGGCGATGCTCTTTTCGGCGACACGAAGGAGGGCGGAATCGTAACCGTCCGCGTGGCGAGCGCGATGGACGTCCCGCGCGGTGGACGCATCGAGAACTCGTTCGGGGGGGTTGACGAGGCGGAGACGTGGGGCCGAGCCGCGCACTGGTGCGACTACTCCGGCGTCGTCGACGGCCGGCGCGTCGGAGTGGCCGTGATGGACCACCCGCTCAGCTTCCGCTACCCCACCTACTGGCACGTACGCAACTACGGCCTGATGGGCGCCAACCCCTTCGCCCTCGGCGACTACACGCGCGGCCAGAAGGACGGCGCCCACCTCCTCCCACGCGGCGAGTCCCTTCGCTTCGTCTACCGTCTGGCGCTCCACGCGGGCGACGCCCAGGAGGCCGGAATCCGCGAGCACTACCTGAGCTTCGTATCGCCGCCCGTCGCCGAGGCGACGGAGTGA
- a CDS encoding ribose-phosphate pyrophosphokinase, translated as MAPTPDLRVFTGTANPELTARIASMLGVPLGRLTVHRFSDGETCVKIDESARGLDAFLVQPTCTPVNEHLMELLIMIDAFRRASARRITVVLPYYGYGRQDKKVKPREPVTARLVANLITVAGASRVLCIDLHAGQIQGFFDVPVDHLYAGPMIGDELVRRGFRDGNTVVVSPDVGGVARARALAERLGTPIAIIAKRRPEPNAVEVKEIIGEVRDRVCVMVDDMIDTGGSIVQGAEALLERGAREVHACCTHGVLSGDAIPRLSDSALSTLLITDTIPLPAPPADGKIQVLSVAPLLADAIRRIHLDHSVSELFAEYVSH; from the coding sequence ATGGCTCCGACGCCTGACCTGCGCGTCTTCACCGGTACCGCGAACCCGGAGCTCACCGCCCGGATCGCGTCCATGCTCGGCGTGCCGCTCGGCCGGCTCACCGTGCACCGCTTCTCGGACGGCGAGACTTGCGTCAAGATCGACGAGAGCGCCCGCGGGCTGGACGCCTTCCTTGTACAGCCGACGTGCACACCGGTGAACGAGCACCTGATGGAACTGCTGATCATGATCGACGCGTTCCGACGCGCTTCCGCGCGCCGCATCACCGTCGTGCTCCCCTACTACGGCTACGGGCGCCAGGACAAGAAAGTGAAGCCCCGCGAGCCGGTCACAGCGCGCCTGGTAGCCAACCTGATCACGGTGGCCGGAGCCAGCCGCGTTCTGTGCATCGACCTGCACGCCGGGCAGATCCAGGGCTTCTTCGACGTGCCGGTTGACCACCTCTACGCCGGGCCGATGATCGGCGACGAGCTCGTGCGGCGTGGGTTCCGCGACGGGAACACCGTCGTCGTCTCGCCGGATGTGGGCGGCGTCGCCCGCGCCCGCGCGCTGGCGGAGCGCCTTGGAACGCCGATCGCCATCATCGCCAAGCGTCGCCCGGAGCCGAACGCGGTCGAGGTCAAGGAGATCATCGGCGAGGTGCGCGACCGGGTGTGTGTGATGGTGGACGACATGATCGACACCGGCGGCTCCATCGTGCAGGGGGCTGAGGCGCTGCTGGAGCGCGGGGCGCGCGAGGTGCACGCCTGCTGCACGCACGGTGTGCTCTCAGGAGACGCGATCCCGCGGCTGAGCGACTCGGCGCTCAGCACGCTCCTGATCACCGACACGATCCCGCTGCCGGCGCCGCCCGCCGATGGCAAGATCCAGGTGCTCTCCGTGGCCCCTCTGCTCGCCGACGCCATCCGTCGCATCCATCTGGATCATTCCGTCAGCGAGCTGTTCGCCGAATACGTGAGCCATTGA
- the glmU gene encoding bifunctional UDP-N-acetylglucosamine diphosphorylase/glucosamine-1-phosphate N-acetyltransferase GlmU codes for MTVPTSAPACAAVILAAGRSTRMRSAIPKPLHTLCGRPLTRLVIDACRRAGIERVVVVVGHESEMVRAGLGDDVEYALQTEQRGSGDAARAAEPVLRGFSGEVLVLAGDVPLLKPETLKRLVAHHRRASAAATLLTATLDDPTGYGRILRSPEGTVARIVEHNDATPEERTIKEWNPSLYCFDAAALFGALARIRPNNAQRELQLTDTVGVLTADGGRVEAVATDDAREVAGVNTRVELAAAAATLRRRLLTDLMLSGVTVVDPAATYVDVGVTVGRDTVLEPQTFLHGDTALGEGCAIGPFACLRDCRVGDRCVIVASHLVSAEIGSSVRIGPFANLRPGCRLADGVRIGDFVELKNTALGPGTSASHLTYLGDAEVGARANIGAGVVTCNYDGFRKHRTVIGDGAFVGTHTTFIAPLEVGAGAVTAAGSVLTEDVPTDSLAIARSRAVIKPDWARRWRAAREKHDGSDA; via the coding sequence ATGACTGTGCCCACCTCCGCACCGGCTTGCGCCGCCGTCATCCTGGCGGCCGGCCGCTCCACCCGAATGCGGTCGGCCATCCCCAAACCGCTCCACACCCTTTGCGGCCGCCCACTCACCCGCCTCGTGATCGACGCCTGCCGGCGCGCTGGCATCGAGCGCGTCGTGGTCGTGGTCGGGCACGAGTCCGAGATGGTGCGCGCCGGCCTCGGCGACGACGTGGAGTACGCGCTCCAGACCGAGCAGCGCGGTTCTGGCGACGCGGCCCGCGCCGCCGAGCCCGTCCTGCGCGGCTTCTCTGGCGAGGTTCTGGTGCTCGCCGGCGACGTCCCGCTGCTGAAGCCGGAGACGCTGAAACGCCTCGTGGCTCACCACCGCCGCGCGAGCGCGGCAGCGACCCTTCTCACCGCCACGCTCGACGACCCAACCGGCTACGGCCGCATCCTGCGCAGCCCGGAGGGCACCGTGGCGCGCATCGTGGAGCACAACGACGCGACGCCAGAGGAGCGCACGATCAAGGAGTGGAACCCCTCGCTCTACTGCTTCGACGCCGCTGCCCTCTTCGGCGCGCTCGCGCGCATTCGGCCCAACAACGCGCAGCGCGAGCTCCAACTGACCGACACCGTCGGGGTCCTGACGGCGGACGGCGGCCGCGTGGAGGCCGTCGCCACTGACGACGCGCGGGAGGTGGCCGGCGTCAACACCCGCGTCGAGTTGGCGGCCGCGGCCGCCACGCTGCGTCGGCGCCTGCTGACCGACCTGATGCTCTCCGGCGTCACGGTCGTGGACCCCGCGGCCACCTACGTCGATGTCGGCGTGACCGTTGGGCGCGACACCGTGCTGGAGCCGCAGACCTTCCTCCACGGCGACACCGCGCTCGGCGAGGGCTGCGCCATCGGCCCGTTCGCCTGCCTGCGCGACTGTCGTGTGGGCGACCGGTGCGTCATCGTCGCCTCGCACTTGGTCAGCGCCGAGATCGGCTCCTCCGTGCGCATCGGCCCCTTCGCCAACCTGCGTCCGGGGTGCCGGCTGGCGGACGGCGTGCGGATCGGCGACTTCGTGGAGCTCAAGAACACCGCGCTCGGCCCGGGCACCTCGGCCTCGCACCTCACGTATCTTGGCGACGCCGAGGTCGGCGCGCGAGCCAACATCGGCGCCGGCGTGGTGACGTGCAACTACGACGGCTTCCGCAAGCACCGCACCGTGATCGGGGACGGCGCGTTCGTTGGGACGCACACGACGTTCATCGCGCCGCTCGAAGTGGGTGCGGGCGCGGTCACGGCCGCCGGCAGCGTGCTCACCGAGGACGTCCCCACCGACTCGCTTGCCATCGCTCGCTCGCGGGCCGTCATCAAGCCCGACTGGGCGCGCCGCTGGCGGGCGGCGCGGGAGAAGCACGATGGCTCCGACGCCTGA
- a CDS encoding tetratricopeptide repeat protein has product MSSLSAPLLQAGMNALKAGRTQEAVTRLQQAANADPSCYEAWAYLGAAHTQLHDYENARQEFGRALQLRPESAKAWYNLGVAHHRAGDEDAARTCYESAIERDPGYTAARDALARIASQPVTMSSLSSPGGAVRLSGAHTEALDEQAAERPAGHALTPQEIARLSTPQGQFHMMGAQAGDVADEGEEEPRAS; this is encoded by the coding sequence ATGAGCTCGCTCTCAGCCCCTCTACTTCAGGCCGGCATGAACGCCCTGAAGGCAGGCCGCACGCAGGAAGCCGTGACCCGACTTCAACAGGCCGCGAACGCCGACCCCAGCTGCTACGAGGCGTGGGCCTACCTGGGCGCGGCCCACACCCAACTACATGACTACGAGAACGCGCGCCAGGAGTTCGGTCGCGCGCTCCAGCTTCGGCCCGAGTCCGCGAAAGCGTGGTATAACCTCGGCGTGGCCCACCACAGGGCGGGCGACGAGGATGCCGCGCGGACCTGCTACGAGTCCGCCATCGAGCGCGACCCCGGCTACACGGCCGCGCGCGACGCGCTGGCGCGGATCGCCAGCCAGCCTGTCACGATGTCCTCTCTCTCCTCGCCGGGCGGCGCCGTCCGGCTCTCCGGCGCGCACACCGAGGCGCTGGACGAGCAGGCGGCCGAGCGCCCCGCCGGGCACGCCCTCACACCCCAGGAGATCGCCCGGCTCAGCACCCCACAGGGTCAGTTCCACATGATGGGGGCGCAGGCGGGCGACGTGGCCGACGAGGGCGAGGAGGAGCCTCGCGCCTCCTGA